The following proteins come from a genomic window of Yinghuangia sp. ASG 101:
- a CDS encoding ferredoxin, producing the protein MPDTDGRVVVDREACIGSGVCVLHAPHTFAHDDEAVAFVADPGGDPAEDIATAVEACPTGALRLTARETEE; encoded by the coding sequence TTGCCTGACACCGACGGCCGCGTGGTCGTCGACCGGGAGGCGTGCATCGGGAGCGGCGTCTGCGTCCTGCACGCGCCGCACACCTTCGCACACGACGACGAGGCCGTGGCGTTCGTCGCCGACCCGGGCGGCGACCCGGCCGAGGACATCGCCACCGCCGTGGAGGCATGCCCCACCGGCGCGCTGCGCCTCACGGCGCGAGAGACAGAGGAGTGA
- a CDS encoding cytochrome P450, giving the protein MTTTHGLERARIRELFDLRSSYNAKSGGDFTDDPYPIWRELRERAPVHEGTVHELTGYPGDATFQGLPFPDRPHFSAFTYAACDEAFRNAEVFASSPEQVDGDAINVDNSMLAMGGTRHRRYRALVQPSFVPARARWWITNWIEETVQLLIDGFAADGRAELNTDFCAAIPVLTITGSFGVPVDRALDIREALMDPPKVVEMLAPIVAARRAAPADDLISVLVEAELKDEDGTTHRLSDPEIYSFALLLLLAGSGTTWKQMGIVLTTLLQRPELLRAVHADRALLRPVIEEALRWMPTDPMFSRHVTRDIDFHGVHLPAGSVLHLCLGAANRDPDRWERPDEFDHTRPMKASFAFGGGSHICLGMHVARAEINTGVGALLDRLPGLRADPDKAPPAFIGMYERGVTEIPVVFGPESDR; this is encoded by the coding sequence ATGACCACGACCCACGGCCTGGAACGCGCCCGCATCCGGGAGCTGTTCGACCTGCGCAGCAGCTACAACGCCAAAAGCGGCGGCGACTTCACCGACGACCCGTACCCGATCTGGCGCGAACTGCGCGAACGGGCGCCGGTGCACGAGGGCACGGTCCACGAACTGACCGGCTACCCGGGCGACGCGACGTTCCAAGGGCTGCCCTTCCCGGACCGCCCGCACTTCTCCGCGTTCACCTACGCCGCGTGCGACGAGGCGTTCCGCAACGCCGAGGTGTTCGCGTCGTCGCCCGAACAGGTCGACGGCGACGCGATCAACGTCGACAACAGCATGCTCGCGATGGGCGGCACCCGGCACCGGCGCTACCGCGCGCTCGTGCAGCCGTCGTTCGTCCCGGCGCGGGCCCGGTGGTGGATCACCAACTGGATCGAGGAGACGGTCCAGTTGCTCATCGACGGGTTCGCCGCCGACGGCCGCGCCGAGCTGAACACCGACTTCTGCGCCGCGATCCCCGTCCTGACCATCACCGGCAGCTTCGGCGTCCCGGTCGACCGGGCCCTGGACATCCGCGAGGCCCTGATGGACCCGCCGAAGGTCGTCGAAATGCTCGCGCCGATCGTCGCGGCCCGCCGCGCGGCGCCCGCCGACGACCTGATCAGTGTGCTCGTCGAGGCCGAACTCAAGGACGAGGACGGCACCACGCACCGGCTGTCCGACCCGGAGATCTACTCGTTCGCGCTGCTTCTGCTGCTGGCGGGCTCCGGTACGACGTGGAAGCAGATGGGCATCGTCCTGACCACGCTCCTGCAACGGCCGGAGCTGCTGCGCGCGGTGCACGCCGACCGGGCGTTGCTGCGCCCGGTCATCGAGGAGGCGCTGCGCTGGATGCCCACGGACCCGATGTTCTCGCGGCACGTGACCCGGGACATCGACTTCCACGGCGTCCACCTGCCCGCCGGATCCGTCCTGCACCTGTGCCTGGGCGCGGCCAACCGCGACCCGGACCGCTGGGAGCGCCCGGACGAGTTCGACCACACGCGGCCGATGAAGGCGTCGTTCGCCTTCGGCGGCGGCTCGCACATCTGCCTCGGCATGCACGTCGCCCGCGCGGAGATCAACACCGGCGTCGGAGCGCTGCTCGACCGGCTCCCCGGCCTTCGGGCGGACCCCGACAAGGCGCCGCCCGCGTTCATCGGCATGTACGAGCGCGGCGTCACCGAGATCCCCGTCGTCTTCGGACCAGAGAGTGACCGATGA
- a CDS encoding SDR family oxidoreductase, whose product MTRDSVSDGGAQGRGTRDGRPLRVIVVGASSGIGRSIALGLAAEGAHVALLARRLDRLKAAAEEAGEHAVPLACDVTDAASCSAAVTEAADALGGVDGLVFATAAWAAAPVEETDAETWGRLFATNVTGAALVTSAALPHLAASGGAAVYLSSISASMGPPWPYIGAYATSKAALDKLVEVWQVEHPDVGFTRLTIGDCLGGEGDSATGIVSGADPDMLNRAVGKWVELGYVTGHFIDVDQVLDAASSVLRLGRSATIAAMTVVPRIPAPPAEAGD is encoded by the coding sequence GTGACGCGCGACAGTGTTTCGGACGGCGGGGCCCAGGGCCGTGGTACGCGGGACGGCCGTCCTCTGCGGGTGATCGTGGTGGGCGCCTCCAGCGGCATCGGCCGCAGCATCGCCTTGGGCCTTGCCGCCGAAGGGGCGCATGTCGCCCTGCTCGCCCGGCGGTTGGACCGGCTCAAGGCCGCGGCGGAGGAAGCCGGCGAGCACGCCGTCCCGCTCGCGTGCGACGTCACCGACGCCGCCTCGTGTTCGGCCGCGGTGACCGAGGCCGCCGACGCCCTCGGGGGTGTCGACGGCCTCGTGTTCGCCACCGCCGCGTGGGCGGCGGCCCCGGTCGAGGAGACCGACGCGGAGACGTGGGGACGCCTGTTCGCGACCAACGTGACCGGCGCGGCGCTGGTCACCTCCGCCGCGCTGCCGCACCTGGCCGCGTCGGGCGGCGCGGCGGTGTATCTGTCCTCGATCAGCGCGTCGATGGGACCGCCCTGGCCCTACATAGGCGCGTACGCCACCAGCAAGGCCGCGCTCGACAAGCTCGTCGAGGTCTGGCAGGTGGAACACCCCGACGTCGGCTTCACCCGCCTGACGATCGGCGACTGCCTCGGCGGCGAGGGCGACTCCGCCACCGGCATCGTCTCCGGCGCCGACCCGGACATGCTCAACCGGGCGGTCGGCAAGTGGGTCGAACTCGGGTACGTCACCGGGCACTTCATCGACGTCGACCAGGTGCTGGACGCCGCGTCGTCGGTACTCCGCCTCGGACGTTCCGCCACCATCGCCGCGATGACCGTCGTCCCGCGCATCCCGGCGCCGCCGGCCGAGGCGGGCGACTGA
- a CDS encoding CaiB/BaiF CoA transferase family protein, which yields MYEGAFDGVRVVELAQWVFVPVAGAILADWGADVVRVERPEGDPYRGLATQGIGTDSGGVNLSLALANRGKRSIAIDLRSEQGRDILAALLETADVFLTNFRPGALERLGLDAETLTARHPRLVYARGHGFGVRGPRADSPGYDSSAFWAQGGMAHVLTPPDRDQPIGQRGAMGDRNGAMALAFGTAAALLRRERTGRGGVVDVSLLATAIGTLSSDVLSALQGQLPRAAASDDAYVNPLVGSYRTRDGRHIQLVFLQADRYWPGFCRLIGRDDLAADPRFADLAARRENRKACVAELQTEFAARTFAEWKELLAGFDAPWAPVQAVEELLTDPQVIANDYIGEVDEDGLTYALPTGVVQIDERPPPLRRAPEHGEHTEAVLLEAGYTWERIIELKDAGAVL from the coding sequence GTGTACGAAGGCGCCTTCGACGGCGTGCGGGTCGTCGAACTGGCCCAATGGGTATTCGTCCCGGTGGCCGGCGCGATCCTCGCCGACTGGGGCGCGGACGTCGTCCGGGTCGAGCGCCCCGAGGGCGACCCGTACCGCGGCCTCGCCACGCAGGGCATCGGCACGGACAGCGGGGGAGTCAACCTGTCGCTGGCCCTCGCGAACCGCGGCAAGCGGTCCATCGCGATCGACCTGCGGAGCGAGCAGGGCCGCGACATCCTCGCCGCGCTGCTGGAGACGGCCGACGTCTTCCTCACCAACTTCCGGCCGGGCGCGCTCGAACGCCTCGGGCTCGACGCCGAGACCCTGACCGCGCGGCACCCCCGGCTCGTCTACGCCCGAGGCCACGGCTTCGGCGTCCGCGGCCCGCGGGCCGACAGCCCCGGCTACGACTCGTCCGCGTTCTGGGCCCAAGGCGGCATGGCCCACGTGCTGACACCCCCCGACCGCGACCAACCGATCGGCCAGCGCGGCGCGATGGGCGACCGCAACGGCGCCATGGCCCTCGCGTTCGGCACCGCGGCGGCCCTGCTGCGCCGCGAGCGCACCGGCCGGGGCGGCGTCGTCGACGTCTCGCTGCTCGCCACCGCCATCGGCACCCTGTCGTCGGACGTGCTGTCGGCCCTGCAGGGCCAACTCCCGCGCGCCGCCGCGTCCGACGACGCGTACGTCAACCCCCTCGTCGGCTCGTACCGCACCCGGGACGGGCGCCACATCCAACTGGTGTTCCTGCAAGCCGACCGCTACTGGCCGGGCTTCTGCCGCCTGATCGGGCGCGACGACCTCGCCGCCGACCCCAGGTTCGCCGACCTGGCCGCGCGCCGCGAGAACCGCAAGGCCTGCGTCGCCGAACTGCAAACCGAGTTCGCCGCCCGGACGTTCGCGGAGTGGAAGGAACTGCTCGCCGGGTTCGACGCACCCTGGGCGCCCGTGCAGGCCGTCGAGGAACTGCTCACCGACCCCCAGGTGATCGCCAACGACTACATCGGCGAGGTCGACGAGGACGGGCTCACGTACGCGCTGCCGACCGGCGTCGTACAGATCGACGAGCGCCCGCCGCCGTTGCGCCGCGCCCCCGAGCACGGCGAGCACACCGAGGCCGTGCTGCTGGAAGCCGGATACACGTGGGAGCGGATCATCGAACTCAAGGACGCCGGAGCAGTGTTGTGA
- a CDS encoding nitroreductase family deazaflavin-dependent oxidoreductase, whose translation MSEPGYTAPDLALVGAEHVRRYRETDGEVGYLWNGVPTLLLTTKGRRSGEPRTSALIFARDGDDFLVVASQGGAPVHPNWYHNLTAEPAVEIQVRERRTKAVARTASDEERPRLWRILTDVWPNYDTYVARTERHIPVVVVTPV comes from the coding sequence ATGAGTGAACCCGGCTACACCGCACCGGACTTGGCCCTGGTCGGGGCCGAACACGTCCGCCGCTACCGCGAGACCGACGGCGAGGTCGGCTACCTGTGGAACGGCGTCCCGACCCTGCTGCTCACCACGAAGGGACGCCGCTCGGGCGAACCGCGCACGTCGGCGCTGATCTTCGCGCGGGACGGCGACGACTTCCTCGTCGTGGCGTCCCAGGGCGGCGCCCCGGTGCACCCGAACTGGTACCACAACCTGACCGCGGAGCCCGCGGTCGAGATCCAGGTCCGCGAGCGGCGCACCAAGGCCGTGGCACGGACGGCCTCGGACGAGGAGAGGCCGCGCCTGTGGAGGATCCTGACCGACGTCTGGCCGAACTACGACACCTATGTGGCACGGACCGAACGGCACATCCCCGTCGTGGTGGTGACGCCGGTGTGA
- a CDS encoding amidohydrolase family protein produces the protein MTSALSLDWLISVDDHVLEPPNVWIDRVAKKDRDRAPHMEYDENGMDFWVYDGKKFPSSGLSAVVGKAKEEFSPEPLPYSQMRPGCYDARARLEDMDRAGILASLCFPTITRFCGQLFMEASDREFGLVCLKAYNDWMIEEWCGAAPGRYIPLILIPMWDPRLAVKEMERCAEKGATTFAFSENPEPLGLPTIHDKDGYWEPVMAAANDLRMVASMHVGSSSQLPQICSDAPFMANLAWGATRTSGTMLSWLFSGMFQRYPNLKIALSEGEVGWIPYFLERAEQVLDKQRFWVQKGQTFMDHAGSGSIDLDALDLRATFRDHVFGCFIDDAHGIASLGEIPEDNIMCETDYPHSDTTWPDSITVVRNRISHLPEETQYKILRGNAERLYRFTPAEPPVKSLA, from the coding sequence ATGACGTCCGCCCTGTCCCTGGACTGGTTGATCTCGGTCGACGACCACGTGCTCGAACCGCCCAACGTCTGGATCGACCGCGTCGCCAAGAAGGACCGCGACCGTGCCCCGCACATGGAGTACGACGAGAACGGCATGGACTTCTGGGTCTACGACGGCAAGAAGTTCCCCAGCTCCGGCCTGAGCGCCGTCGTCGGCAAGGCCAAGGAGGAGTTCAGCCCCGAGCCGCTGCCGTACAGCCAGATGCGGCCCGGCTGCTACGACGCCCGCGCCCGCCTGGAGGACATGGACCGCGCCGGCATCCTGGCGTCCCTGTGCTTCCCGACGATCACGCGGTTCTGCGGCCAGCTCTTCATGGAGGCGAGCGACCGCGAGTTCGGGCTCGTGTGCCTGAAGGCGTACAACGACTGGATGATCGAGGAGTGGTGCGGGGCCGCGCCCGGCCGCTACATCCCGCTGATCCTCATCCCGATGTGGGATCCGCGGTTGGCCGTCAAGGAGATGGAGCGCTGCGCCGAGAAGGGTGCCACCACCTTCGCGTTCTCGGAGAACCCCGAACCGCTCGGGCTGCCCACCATCCACGACAAGGACGGTTACTGGGAGCCGGTCATGGCCGCGGCCAACGACCTGCGGATGGTCGCGTCGATGCACGTCGGCTCGTCGTCCCAACTGCCGCAGATCTGCTCGGACGCGCCGTTCATGGCCAACCTCGCCTGGGGCGCCACGCGCACCTCGGGGACGATGCTGTCGTGGTTGTTCAGCGGGATGTTCCAGCGCTACCCCAACCTGAAGATCGCGCTCTCCGAGGGCGAGGTCGGCTGGATCCCGTACTTCCTCGAACGCGCTGAGCAGGTGCTCGACAAGCAGCGTTTCTGGGTCCAGAAGGGCCAGACCTTCATGGACCACGCCGGCAGCGGCTCGATCGACCTGGACGCGCTCGACCTGCGCGCCACGTTCCGCGACCACGTCTTCGGGTGCTTCATCGACGACGCCCACGGCATCGCCAGCCTCGGCGAGATCCCCGAGGACAACATCATGTGCGAGACGGACTACCCGCACTCGGACACCACGTGGCCCGACTCCATCACGGTGGTGCGGAACCGCATCAGCCACCTGCCGGAGGAGACGCAGTACAAGATCCTCCGCGGCAACGCCGAACGCCTGTACCGGTTCACCCCGGCCGAGCCGCCGGTGAAGAGCCTTGCCTGA
- a CDS encoding SDR family NAD(P)-dependent oxidoreductase — protein sequence MVRTENGVLAGRNAVVTGSASGVGRASALRFAAEGARVVCADIDLEHAEETAELAVKAGGAAVAVRCDVSADADVAAALDTAVDRFGRLDIVFNNVGIPTPRAGALLEDHTVDDFERLTSVNLRSVFLGCKHAVIRFKRQGGGGVILNTGSVAGLVGWGGTVYGMTKGGVHQLTRAVAIEGAPHGIRTNAICPAGMPYTNFIGAMEGMDPRLATAEESVGRVAASHPLGRVITAEDCAEAAVYLVSDRAANITGVLLPVDGGYVAR from the coding sequence ATGGTGCGTACCGAGAACGGCGTGCTCGCGGGCAGGAACGCGGTGGTGACCGGATCCGCGTCCGGCGTGGGCCGCGCGTCGGCGCTCCGCTTCGCGGCGGAGGGCGCCCGCGTGGTGTGCGCCGACATCGACCTCGAACACGCCGAGGAGACAGCGGAGTTGGCGGTCAAGGCGGGTGGCGCGGCGGTCGCCGTGCGCTGCGACGTCTCGGCGGACGCGGACGTCGCCGCGGCACTCGACACCGCCGTCGACCGCTTCGGCCGCCTCGACATCGTGTTCAACAACGTGGGCATCCCGACGCCCAGGGCCGGCGCCCTGCTCGAAGACCACACGGTCGACGACTTCGAGCGGCTGACCTCGGTCAACCTGCGCAGCGTCTTCCTGGGCTGCAAGCACGCCGTCATCCGCTTCAAGCGCCAGGGCGGCGGCGGGGTCATCCTCAACACCGGCTCGGTGGCCGGCCTCGTCGGCTGGGGCGGCACGGTGTACGGGATGACCAAGGGCGGCGTCCACCAACTGACGCGCGCCGTCGCGATCGAAGGCGCCCCGCACGGCATCCGCACCAACGCCATCTGCCCGGCCGGGATGCCGTACACGAACTTCATCGGGGCCATGGAGGGGATGGACCCGCGGCTCGCGACCGCGGAGGAGAGCGTCGGACGCGTCGCCGCGTCGCACCCCCTGGGGCGCGTGATCACCGCGGAGGACTGCGCCGAGGCGGCCGTCTACCTGGTCTCCGACCGGGCCGCCAACATCACCGGAGTCCTCCTTCCCGTCGACGGCGGGTACGTGGCGAGATGA
- a CDS encoding aldehyde dehydrogenase family protein, producing MVAATAGQACVAATRMLVPQDRKAEVVEAVTRAYAGLVVGSPDDPATTMGPVISAAQRERCERFVAMAVDAGGTVAFGGNRPAGLPRGYYFEPTVLDLPDNDNPAARHEIFGPVIGVIGYRDIDDAVRIANDSDYGLSGQVHGDDIAAAVAVARRLRTGAVNVNTGMFSAYAPSGGYKQSGLGRERGPDGIRAFQEVKHVSIGDPRRTA from the coding sequence GTGGTCGCCGCGACCGCCGGGCAGGCCTGCGTCGCCGCGACCCGCATGCTCGTCCCCCAGGACCGCAAGGCCGAGGTCGTCGAGGCGGTGACACGTGCGTACGCGGGTCTCGTCGTCGGCTCACCCGACGACCCGGCCACCACGATGGGCCCGGTGATCAGCGCCGCCCAGCGCGAGCGCTGCGAGCGGTTCGTCGCCATGGCGGTTGACGCCGGCGGCACGGTGGCCTTCGGCGGAAACCGCCCCGCCGGTCTCCCCCGCGGGTACTACTTCGAGCCGACGGTGCTCGACCTCCCCGACAACGACAACCCGGCCGCGCGCCACGAGATCTTCGGCCCGGTGATCGGGGTCATCGGCTACCGCGACATCGACGACGCCGTACGCATCGCCAACGACAGCGACTACGGGCTGTCCGGCCAGGTCCACGGCGACGACATCGCCGCCGCGGTCGCGGTCGCCCGCCGCCTGCGTACGGGGGCGGTCAACGTCAACACCGGGATGTTCAGCGCGTACGCCCCGAGCGGCGGCTACAAGCAGAGCGGCCTCGGCCGCGAGCGCGGCCCCGACGGCATCCGCGCCTTCCAGGAGGTCAAGCACGTGTCGATCGGCGATCCGCGCCGGACGGCCTGA